Below is a window of Penaeus vannamei isolate JL-2024 chromosome 30, ASM4276789v1, whole genome shotgun sequence DNA.
ATTTACACCCGTGATACCCCTCCCATCAAGCAGCCGCACCGTCGAGTACCACCAGCAAAAAGAGAGGAGATGCAGTGCACAATACAGATGGCAGAGGCTGGGATTATAGAACGTTCAAACAGTTCTTGGTGCTCCCCGGTGGTACTAGTGACAAAGAAGGACGGCAGCAAGCGTTTTTGTGTTGACTATCGAGCGCTGAACGCTGTCACCGTCACCGATGCCTACCCCTTGCCTCGCATTGATGACACCTTGGATGCGCTCACCAAGGTTCAATGGTTCTCCACACTGGACCTTAAAGCTCAGCCCCAAGAAATGCACCCTTTTTCATACGGAGGATGACATTCCTGGGTCACGTGGTGGGCAGACAAGGAGTGCGGACGGACCCATTGAAAGTGTCAGCAGTGGAGGGCTGGCCAGTGCCAGGGACTGTTGCCGAGCTGAGAAGCTTCTTGGGACTGTGCACATATTACAGGAGATTTGTGCAAGGCTTTGCCACCATAGCCGGCAAGATGGCCAGGAGTACGTGGTAGCCTACTACTGTTGCAAGTTTTCCAAGCCTGAGAGAAATTATTGCGTCACTCGCAAGGAGTTGGCAGCCGTGGTGAAGGGACTCTCCCACTTCCACCACTACCTATATGGGGCACAGTTTACAATCCGTACAGACCATGCTGCCCTGAGATGGTTAAAAGACCTTGAAAGAGCCAGAAGGCCAGTTAGCAAGATGGCTTGGGAAGCTGGAACAGTACAATTACCAGGTGGTGCATCGTGCTGGGCGTGTTCATAGCAATGCTGATAGTCTCAGCCGCCGCCCTTGTGAGCCTGATTGTAATCACTGTTTCCGTCGCGAGTCTGAGATCACTTGTCGGAGGTTGGTGGTTAGTGAGAGTATAGCAGAGGCcgatgagagatggagggaggaccAGCAGAAGGACCAGGACCTGGCACCAGTTATACAGTGGCTCGAAGCAGGCAAGAAACGGCCACAGTGGGAGGCTGTATCCCCGGAAAGCCCAGCAACCAAGTTTCTTGTGGATCAGTGGGAGGCATTGCGCCTGGAGAATGGCGTATTGCAGCAGAGTTGGGTGGATGCTGCTACCGGAAAGCAACAGTGGTTAATAGTGGTACCACTGTCTCGGCGTGAGGGACTGCTGAAGGAGGTGCACAATGGGAAGACCAGTGGCCACTTAGGGATCAAGAGGACAATGGAGAAGCTGCGGCGGCGCGTGTACTGGGTTGGCCTGCGACAGGATGTCCAGAAGTGGTGATGGACTTGTTAGGTGTGTGCAGCAAAGAAGGGGCCTGCACAGAAGACACGTGCACCTCTATAACTGTAACAGGCTGGGGCACCCATGGAGCGCATGGAAGTGGACATCGCTGGGCCCTTTCCTTGCACTGAAAGGGGagacaaatatatttgtgtggccATGGATTATTTCTCCAAATGGTCAGAGGCTGGTGCCCTTCCCAACCATGAAGCAGAAACAGTCGCAGAATTCCTGGTGACCCAAGTCTTCTCCCGCTTTGGGGTCCCAGGGGAGTTACATTCAGACCAGGGCCGGGAGTTTGAGAGTCGGGTCTTTAGGGAGTGTTGTCGTCTCCTTGGGATCCACAAGACCCGGACCACACCCCTGCGGCCCCAAAGTGATAGCATGGTGGAGAGGTCAATGCCACCCTAGTCACCCAACTAGCCAAGTATTGCGAGGAGGACCAGCATGACTGGGATGAGTGGGTCCCGTACATGCTGATGGCATATCGTGCAGCGGAACACGAGGCCACGGGGTTCACGCCCTCACGCCTGATGTTCGGCCGTGAGATCCGCCTCCCAGTCGACCTCGCAACAGGAAAGCCGCCGGACGAAGGATTGCCCGTACCGCACACCGAGTACGTAAGGACCCTGCATCGCATGTAAGAGACCAGGCACCGAGCAAGTCAGCACCTCAAGATAGCAGGACAGGCGATGTGGCGGCGGTATAACGAACGGGCCAGGGACGCAGTATACTCCCATGGGGATCAGGTGTGGTTTCACAACTAAACAAACTAAACAACGCAGAATGTGTAACgttagacagaaagataagagaagactGTATCAGAGGATCGTTATTATTCTTTGAGCCGAAAGAATTGTCACCGAATAGCGTTGACGGCATCCCTGCAAGAGCCCTCCCATCATTACATCTTAGTATTCTCGTTTCTCCATCTTAAATTCTTGCTATTTTTTGGAATTGTAAATGCGTCTTACAAATGATAAAGACTGGGTAATAataaacaatgctaataacacagcgacgaatgataatgataatacattaaaGAGGAGTGGCTGAATAATCAGTGTGATGAAATCGGAAGGCTACAGAATATAGACACCCGGGTTATATACGATAAAATAAAGGGAATTACTGGAACTAAGGAAAGAGGAGTGAAACAACGTTGGGAGGAATATACTTATGAATTGTTTAATGGTGATAGAGAACCATTTGAAGTAGCAGACGATACTAAGGGGCCTTAGATAttgaagagagaggtagaagcgGCAATTAAATCCATGAAAAATGGGAAAGCTGTAGGAGAGGACGGAATAACTGTGGAGATGAtaaaggaagagtggggagtaGACGTAGTTACAAAACTGGCTAATAGGCTCTATGACACCGGCCAGATACGAAGTGCAATGCAACAGTCAACTTTTATTACAATACCAAGGAAATCGGGTGCAATGGAGTGCAATAAATTTAGAACTATAAGCATTATTAGTCagttagaaagaaaataatattaagaaatGTAATGAACAGAATTCGGAACAAGATTCTGCCAGAGATTGCAAAAGAACAATACGGTTTTACGAAGGGAAAAGGCACAACTAACGCAAAGCAATTTTTATCATCAGAATGTTGGGAGAAAGAACTATTAAGACGCAGAAAGACCTATTCCTGTGTTTCATAGATTATGAAAAAGCATTTGATGGTCAGACATAAGAACTTGATAGATATTTTGAAGAACCTCAACATCGACACACAGGATCTGAGAATCATAAAGAACCTATACCATGAACAGACCGCAGCAGTGAGAGTAAGACACGAACTTGCAGAgtttataagaatgataaaggtGTGAGCCAGGGGCGTGGCATGTCGCTGGACCTGTTCTCGATATATGGAGAAATAATGCGAGACCTAAAACCATTGAAAGGTATAATTTAAGATACGCAGATGATGCAGTTATCATTGCAGATTCTGTAGATAAGGTACACGAACTTGTTAATGCAGTTAATAATTCAAGTGATGAAATGGgactaaagataaataaattaaaaaacgtTGCATGgttattacaaaaaagaaagaaagccagtCTGCCAACTTTATATAGGACAACGCCTTTGAAAACTTCGCTAATCCCTCGAAGTCCGTTAATCACTGACAAATCTGTAATTCCGGAAATCCCGGTGAAAAATTCAGGGATTTCGGAAATCCCACAAATCTCGTACACTAATTCTGGTTAGCGAAAtccacttaataataataacaaatattaacgCTTT
It encodes the following:
- the LOC138867449 gene encoding uncharacterized protein, with the protein product MTFLGHVVGRQGVRTDPLKVSAVEGWPVPGTVAELRSFLGLCTYYRRFVQGFATIAGKMARKGQLARWLGKLEQYNYQVVHRAGRVHSNADSLSRRPCEPDCNHCFRRESEITCRRLVVSESIAEADERWREDQQKDQDLAPVIQWLEAGKKRPQWEAVSPESPATKFLVDQWEALRLENGVLQQSWVDAATGKQQWLIVVPLSRREGLLKEVHNGKTSGHLGIKRTMEKLRRRVYWVGLRQDVQKW